The sequence below is a genomic window from bacterium.
TCTATACTTGAAAAGGGCAACTCCTTTTTTACGCATAATCTTGGTGCCATCTGCTAATCGAAATTCTTGTTCTGTTAATGGTTTAATTCCAAGTCTCTCTAATATCTGATGGGGGACTACTGAATAAATGGCACCCGAATCAATAAGAAACTCAAGTTTCTCTGTAACATCAGGAGCACTTACATTACCTACCTCCATCTCCAACACTGTCAGCCCCATTCTTCCCACCCTCTTTAGATAATTCTCTCGGATAAAACCTATTCCTGCCCCGTATTTAATACGGGGTCAGAAATTGAGCGTTGATTTTATTAGTCTTCACACACTGTGAACTTTCCTTTCATCCCCAAAACAGGCTTTAGATTAGACGTATCTACTCAAAATCAAGTTAAAAAAGTAAGCTCATTACAGATTAT
It includes:
- a CDS encoding aspartyl protease family protein, whose amino-acid sequence is MGLTVLEMEVGNVSAPDVTEKLEFLIDSGAIYSVVPHQILERLGIKPLTEQEFRLADGTKIMRKKGVALFKYRDKIGGADVIFGEEGDSILLGAFTLEALGLSLDPLRRELKPIPMIIADILSTEEASRIKLEE